The proteins below are encoded in one region of Clostridium estertheticum:
- a CDS encoding LytR/AlgR family response regulator transcription factor encodes MLRVVLVDDEQLSLDELSFILSKKSEIEIIGKFLSPLTALEFIKKSKPEIVFLDIEMPEIDGITLAKEICNLDFSVNIVFATVFDKYAIRAFEINVIDYVLKPFSEKRLALTMDKIEERYNCSKNILLEQRVLLEKKSNVGMVKLALWKDECIFLVHPRDILYCTVINKEVFAFTRKATYTTNYTLNQLGNKLINQNFFRSHKSYLVNLDSIYKIVPWFNSTFVLQIEDWEEEVPVSRHYVKEFRRILNM; translated from the coding sequence ATGTTAAGAGTAGTTTTAGTAGATGATGAACAATTATCTTTAGATGAATTAAGTTTTATTTTAAGTAAAAAGAGTGAAATAGAAATTATAGGTAAGTTTTTAAGTCCCTTAACAGCTTTAGAATTTATAAAGAAATCTAAGCCGGAAATTGTTTTTTTAGATATAGAAATGCCAGAAATTGATGGTATTACTTTGGCTAAGGAGATATGTAATTTGGATTTTTCAGTGAATATTGTATTTGCAACGGTATTTGATAAATATGCTATAAGAGCTTTTGAAATTAATGTTATTGATTATGTTTTGAAACCATTCTCAGAGAAAAGGTTAGCTCTTACCATGGATAAGATAGAGGAAAGATATAATTGTAGTAAAAATATACTTTTAGAACAAAGGGTGCTTTTAGAAAAAAAATCAAATGTAGGTATGGTAAAGTTAGCACTTTGGAAGGATGAATGTATTTTTCTTGTGCATCCGAGAGACATATTATATTGTACGGTGATTAATAAAGAGGTGTTCGCATTTACTAGAAAGGCTACATATACAACAAATTATACGTTAAATCAATTAGGAAATAAGTTGATTAATCAAAACTTTTTTAGAAGTCATAAAAGTTATTTAGTAAATTTAGATAGTATTTATAAAATAGTACCATGGTTTAATAGTACTTTTGTGCTTCAAATAGAAGACTGGGAAGAGGAAGTCCCTGTAAGTAGACACTACGTTAAAGAGTTTAGAAGAATACTTAATATGTGA
- a CDS encoding response regulator, translating to MKKILIVDDEVNNRLLLEEILEDFKERDVEILLAEDGEQALDIIKSERPSLVFLDIMMPTINGYEVCNIVKKELKLQGIYIVLLTAKGREDDKYRGRQVMCDKYITKPFHFNEVLAIAENVLDIKIL from the coding sequence ATGAAGAAAATATTAATAGTAGATGATGAAGTTAATAATAGATTATTACTAGAGGAGATACTTGAAGATTTTAAAGAGAGAGATGTAGAAATACTTTTAGCCGAAGATGGAGAGCAAGCTTTGGATATAATTAAAAGTGAGAGGCCTAGCTTGGTATTTTTAGATATTATGATGCCTACAATAAATGGATATGAGGTATGTAATATAGTTAAAAAAGAATTAAAGCTGCAAGGTATATATATAGTGCTTTTAACAGCCAAAGGGCGAGAAGATGACAAATATAGAGGAAGACAAGTAATGTGCGATAAGTACATTACTAAGCCTTTTCATTTTAATGAAGTTTTAGCTATAGCTGAAAATGTATTGGATATAAAAATTTTATAG
- the recQ gene encoding DNA helicase RecQ, whose amino-acid sequence MLREAQEKLKKYYGYDNFRKGQEDVIDSILNGKDTFAVMPTGAGKSVCYQIPALMLEGVTLVISPLISLMKDQVDTLNSIGIAATYINSSLSINEVNERIDKVASGEFKLLYVAPERLESDFFCNMLNRLKISLLAVDEAHCVSQWGHDFRPSYAAISSLIDKLSQRPIIAAFTATATQDVRIDVIRLLKLREPDVYVTGFNRENLSFTVIRGENKRDFVLKYIEDNRDKVGIIYTATRKETNNLYELLNKKGYNVGRYHAGLNDEERKQNQEKFLYDDINIIIATNAFGMGIDKSNVRYVIHYNLTKSMEAYYQEAGRGGRDGEPSECILLFSAADVLLQKFFIEQSTVSPQRKVNEYKKLQAMVDYSHTTRCLRKFILEYFGEENVQDKCDNCSTCNDESELVDITIEAQKIFSCILRMKERYGTSLIADVLRGSKNKKVLELGFDKLSTYGIIKQYTVKEIRDLINVLTAEEYLSLADGQFPVVHLKERAVLVLKNKEKVYQKVDKKKAKVIKDTGLFEILRSLRKEISEREKVPPYIVFADSALREMSEYFPVNEKEMLNIKGVGESKLNKYGEEFIQVIKKYMQENNIEIKAEILYNEDDGGKTECEVETTYKNEDKIPSYIITYNMYKDGKSIEEIISERKLKSLTVQEHIFKCAAEGLDVNLDDFIPKNQEALILEVIEKIGAAKLRPIKEELPEEIDYLAIKATIFKYANNKIS is encoded by the coding sequence ATGTTGCGTGAAGCACAAGAAAAATTAAAAAAGTATTATGGATATGATAATTTCAGAAAAGGACAAGAAGATGTAATAGATAGCATATTAAATGGGAAAGATACATTTGCTGTAATGCCTACAGGCGCAGGAAAGTCAGTGTGTTATCAAATACCTGCTTTAATGCTAGAAGGGGTAACACTTGTTATATCACCACTTATATCGCTTATGAAGGATCAAGTGGATACATTAAATAGTATAGGGATAGCTGCAACATATATAAACAGCTCATTAAGTATTAATGAAGTGAATGAAAGAATTGATAAGGTAGCAAGCGGCGAGTTTAAGCTTCTTTATGTTGCACCAGAAAGATTAGAGTCAGACTTTTTCTGCAATATGTTAAATAGATTAAAAATATCGCTTTTAGCAGTGGATGAAGCTCATTGTGTATCACAATGGGGACATGATTTTAGGCCTAGTTATGCAGCAATTTCTAGTTTGATTGATAAATTATCACAAAGACCAATTATAGCAGCATTTACGGCTACGGCAACGCAGGACGTAAGAATAGATGTTATAAGGCTATTAAAATTAAGAGAGCCTGATGTTTATGTAACTGGTTTTAATAGAGAAAATTTAAGCTTTACTGTTATCCGTGGTGAAAATAAAAGAGATTTTGTACTGAAATACATTGAGGACAATAGAGACAAAGTGGGGATAATTTACACAGCTACAAGGAAAGAAACAAATAATCTTTATGAGCTGTTAAATAAAAAAGGATATAATGTAGGTAGATATCATGCAGGCCTTAACGACGAAGAGCGAAAGCAAAATCAGGAAAAGTTTTTGTATGATGATATTAACATAATTATAGCTACTAATGCTTTTGGTATGGGAATAGATAAATCAAATGTTAGATATGTAATCCATTATAATTTAACTAAAAGTATGGAAGCGTATTACCAAGAAGCTGGACGTGGAGGGCGAGATGGTGAGCCAAGTGAATGTATTCTGTTATTTTCAGCAGCAGACGTCCTACTTCAAAAGTTTTTTATAGAGCAAAGCACAGTATCACCTCAAAGAAAGGTAAATGAATATAAGAAACTTCAAGCTATGGTGGATTATTCACATACGACAAGATGTTTACGAAAGTTTATTTTAGAGTATTTTGGGGAAGAAAATGTTCAAGATAAATGTGATAATTGTAGTACCTGCAATGATGAGAGTGAACTTGTAGATATAACTATAGAGGCACAAAAAATATTCTCTTGTATTCTTCGTATGAAGGAGAGGTATGGTACTTCATTAATTGCAGATGTTCTGCGTGGATCTAAAAATAAAAAGGTCTTGGAACTTGGATTTGATAAATTATCAACCTATGGGATAATAAAGCAATATACGGTTAAAGAGATAAGAGACCTTATAAATGTGCTTACAGCAGAAGAATATTTGTCACTTGCAGATGGACAGTTCCCAGTGGTTCATTTAAAAGAAAGAGCAGTACTCGTACTTAAAAACAAGGAAAAAGTATATCAAAAGGTTGATAAAAAGAAAGCAAAAGTTATTAAGGATACTGGTTTATTTGAAATATTGCGCAGCTTGCGTAAAGAAATTTCTGAGCGTGAAAAAGTTCCACCTTATATTGTATTTGCAGACAGTGCACTAAGGGAGATGAGTGAATATTTCCCAGTAAATGAAAAAGAAATGTTAAACATAAAAGGTGTAGGGGAATCTAAGCTTAATAAGTATGGAGAGGAATTTATTCAAGTTATTAAAAAATATATGCAGGAAAACAATATAGAAATTAAGGCGGAAATACTATATAATGAAGATGATGGCGGTAAAACGGAATGCGAGGTAGAAACAACTTATAAAAATGAAGATAAGATACCTAGTTATATTATTACATATAATATGTATAAGGATGGCAAAAGCATAGAGGAGATAATCAGCGAGAGGAAACTTAAAAGCCTGACGGTTCAAGAACATATATTTAAATGTGCGGCTGAGGGTCTTGATGTTAATTTAGATGATTTTATTCCCAAAAATCAAGAAGCACTTATTCTTGAGGTTATAGAGAAAATCGGAGCAGCAAAGCTCAGACCTATTAAAGAAGAATTACCAGAAGAAATAGATTATTTAGCTATAAAAGCAACAATATTTAAATACGCTAACAATAAGATTTCTTAG
- a CDS encoding DEAD/DEAH box helicase → MEKSFNELGLEQNLIEGLIKQGIESPTEIQVKAIPMGLDGADIIGESETGTGKTLAYLLPIFQKIDVTSKDIQAIILAPTHELAMQIYKQVELLSVNSNSLVRSTSIIGNVNIKRQLESLKQKPHILVGSAGRILELITMKKLKSHFVKTIVIDEGDRMIDENNIDGVKAIIKTTLRDRQIMLFSATISLKVVEIAKTLMKNPEVIKVGDKSVVNPNIEHIYFVVERRDKIELLRKLISATKPSKAIIFINKSDEVEITTSKLRYHNLKVEGIHGSSEKENRKKALEDFNEGKIQLLVASDLAARGLDIVGVSHIFNLDIPENSKDYLHRVGRTGRMGEYGLALSIAVERELDLIKNYEKDFNIEITQKEIHRGEITEPQIITKDRNASHNTRTDNK, encoded by the coding sequence ATGGAAAAATCATTTAATGAACTAGGATTAGAACAAAACCTTATAGAAGGTCTTATTAAACAAGGCATTGAAAGTCCTACAGAAATTCAAGTAAAGGCTATACCAATGGGACTTGATGGCGCGGACATCATAGGAGAGTCAGAAACGGGTACTGGCAAAACTTTAGCTTACTTATTACCTATATTTCAAAAGATAGATGTAACATCAAAGGATATTCAAGCAATTATACTTGCGCCAACTCATGAGCTTGCAATGCAAATATATAAGCAAGTGGAGTTGTTATCAGTTAACTCAAATAGTTTAGTTAGATCAACTAGTATAATAGGGAATGTTAATATTAAAAGGCAACTCGAGTCTCTTAAGCAAAAACCTCATATATTAGTAGGCTCTGCTGGAAGAATTTTAGAACTTATAACAATGAAGAAACTAAAATCACACTTCGTCAAAACTATAGTAATAGATGAAGGCGACAGAATGATAGATGAGAATAACATAGATGGAGTAAAAGCCATAATAAAAACTACACTTCGTGATAGACAGATTATGTTATTTTCTGCTACGATTTCACTTAAAGTAGTTGAAATTGCTAAAACTTTAATGAAGAATCCCGAGGTTATTAAAGTAGGAGATAAAAGTGTTGTAAACCCAAATATAGAGCACATATATTTTGTAGTGGAAAGAAGAGATAAAATTGAGCTTCTACGGAAACTTATAAGCGCTACTAAACCTTCTAAGGCAATAATATTTATAAACAAAAGTGATGAGGTAGAGATTACAACTTCAAAACTTAGATATCATAATTTAAAAGTAGAGGGAATTCATGGATCATCTGAAAAAGAAAATAGAAAAAAAGCACTTGAGGATTTCAACGAAGGTAAAATCCAATTATTAGTAGCTTCTGATTTAGCAGCTAGGGGCCTTGACATAGTAGGAGTATCTCATATATTTAATCTTGATATACCAGAAAACTCGAAAGATTATTTGCACAGAGTAGGTAGAACGGGAAGAATGGGAGAGTATGGACTTGCACTATCAATAGCAGTAGAGAGAGAACTTGATCTTATTAAAAACTATGAAAAAGATTTTAATATAGAAATTACTCAAAAAGAAATACACAGGGGGGAGATTACTGAACCCCAAATTATAACTAAAGATAGGAATGCAAGCCATAATACTAGAACTGATAATAAATAG
- a CDS encoding ABC-F family ATP-binding cassette domain-containing protein, giving the protein MISTNNISLRYGARKLFDNVNIKFNPGNCYGLIGANGSGKSTFLKILSGEIEANTGEVFITPGERLAVLKQDHFEFDENEVLNTVMMGHVRLFEIMKEKDELYAKSDFTDEDGIRASVLEGEFAELNGWEAESEASTLLMGLGINEDLQNKKMKELTGSEKVKVLLAQTLFGKPDILLLDEPTNNLDIKSKNWLESFLLNFESTVIVVSHDRHFLNKICTHVADIDFSKIQLFVGNYDFWYESSQLALQMAKDQNKKKEEKIAELQNFIARFSSNASKAKQATSRKKQLDKLTLDDIKPSSRKYPFVGFKPEREAGNDLLTVENLSKTVDGEVLLDNVSFIVSKGDKIAFTGADEIAKTTLFKILMGEMEPDSGEVKWGITTTQAYLPKDNTEYFNGVDCTLVDWLRQYSEDKAESFIRGFLGRMLFSGEEALKKASVLSGGEKVRCMLSKMMLSNANVLILDEPTNHLDLESITALNNGLTSYTGTMLLTSHDSQLIATVANRIIEITPKGLMDKIMTYDEFVENDEVQKELELMYK; this is encoded by the coding sequence ATGATTAGTACAAATAATATAAGTTTAAGATATGGTGCACGTAAATTATTTGATAATGTTAATATAAAATTTAATCCTGGTAATTGTTATGGATTAATTGGCGCTAATGGTTCTGGTAAATCAACATTTCTTAAGATATTATCAGGCGAAATTGAAGCAAATACAGGTGAAGTTTTCATAACACCAGGAGAAAGACTTGCAGTTTTAAAACAAGATCATTTTGAATTTGATGAAAATGAAGTTCTTAATACAGTAATGATGGGACATGTAAGATTGTTTGAAATAATGAAAGAGAAAGATGAATTATATGCTAAATCAGATTTTACGGATGAAGATGGAATTAGAGCTTCAGTACTAGAAGGTGAATTTGCAGAACTTAATGGATGGGAAGCAGAATCAGAAGCTTCAACACTACTTATGGGACTTGGAATAAATGAAGATCTTCAAAACAAAAAAATGAAGGAACTAACAGGATCAGAAAAGGTTAAGGTGCTTCTCGCCCAAACTTTATTCGGAAAACCTGATATTCTATTACTAGATGAGCCTACAAATAACTTGGATATAAAATCTAAAAATTGGCTTGAAAGTTTCTTGTTAAATTTCGAGAGTACTGTAATAGTTGTTTCTCATGATAGACATTTTTTAAATAAAATATGTACTCATGTTGCAGATATAGATTTTAGCAAAATTCAATTATTTGTTGGAAATTATGATTTTTGGTATGAGTCTAGTCAGTTAGCCCTTCAAATGGCTAAGGATCAAAATAAGAAAAAAGAAGAAAAAATTGCAGAACTTCAGAACTTTATTGCAAGATTTAGTTCTAATGCGTCTAAAGCAAAGCAAGCTACTTCTCGTAAAAAGCAATTAGATAAATTGACTTTAGATGATATAAAACCTTCTTCTCGTAAATATCCGTTTGTTGGTTTTAAACCAGAAAGAGAAGCTGGAAATGATTTATTAACAGTTGAGAATTTAAGTAAAACTGTGGATGGGGAAGTTCTTCTTGATAATGTATCTTTTATAGTTAGTAAGGGAGATAAGATCGCATTTACAGGAGCTGATGAAATAGCTAAAACTACATTATTTAAGATATTAATGGGAGAGATGGAGCCAGATAGTGGTGAAGTTAAATGGGGAATTACTACAACTCAAGCTTATTTACCAAAAGATAACACTGAATATTTTAATGGAGTAGATTGCACATTAGTTGATTGGCTTCGTCAGTACTCTGAGGATAAGGCTGAAAGTTTTATTAGAGGTTTCCTAGGTAGAATGCTTTTCTCAGGAGAAGAAGCTCTTAAAAAAGCTAGTGTATTGTCTGGTGGAGAAAAGGTTAGATGTATGTTATCTAAAATGATGCTTAGTAATGCTAATGTATTAATCCTTGATGAGCCTACTAACCATTTGGACTTAGAGTCTATAACTGCTTTAAACAATGGATTAACTAGCTATACTGGAACAATGCTGCTAACGTCTCATGACTCACAGCTAATTGCAACAGTTGCAAATAGAATAATAGAAATTACTCCTAAGGGATTAATGGATAAAATAATGACTTATGATGAATTCGTAGAAAATGATGAAGTTCAAAAAGAACTGGAACTTATGTATAAATAA
- a CDS encoding ground-like protein yields the protein MSHRHNNNCCCKPVSCCKPVCNCENTCGNGCGGGFGNCGAGSGIWILLLLLGCGGIGGRGGRGCGGGFGGLF from the coding sequence ATGAGTCATAGACATAACAATAATTGTTGCTGTAAACCTGTTAGTTGTTGTAAACCTGTTTGCAACTGTGAAAATACTTGTGGAAATGGATGCGGTGGTGGCTTCGGTAATTGCGGAGCTGGCAGTGGCATTTGGATACTTCTTTTACTATTAGGTTGTGGCGGCATCGGCGGGCGTGGTGGTCGTGGCTGCGGTGGCGGCTTTGGTGGATTATTTTAG
- a CDS encoding DUF6465 family protein: MEKDNTLDSTKKVISVGTEEAITIVSDATKENVEKTISVVKDIAKNVKSQATKVTTAAKKTAAKRTIAKKIDVGFYVQYQGKEISKGTILEEVYKEWTKSHKITELKTLDVYIKVEEDIAYCLVNGEIKIDIKLS, from the coding sequence ATGGAAAAAGATAATACTTTAGATTCTACTAAAAAAGTTATTAGTGTGGGAACAGAAGAGGCAATAACAATAGTGTCTGATGCCACAAAAGAAAATGTTGAAAAGACTATTAGTGTGGTAAAAGATATTGCAAAAAATGTTAAATCACAAGCCACGAAGGTAACTACTGCTGCAAAAAAGACAGCAGCCAAAAGAACGATAGCTAAGAAAATTGATGTTGGTTTCTATGTCCAATATCAGGGTAAAGAGATTTCAAAAGGAACAATACTAGAAGAAGTATATAAAGAATGGACAAAATCTCATAAGATTACAGAACTTAAGACTTTAGATGTATATATAAAGGTTGAAGAGGATATAGCCTACTGTTTGGTAAATGGAGAAATTAAAATAGACATTAAATTATCTTAA